One Tribolium castaneum strain GA2 chromosome 6, icTriCast1.1, whole genome shotgun sequence genomic window, ATTCCGACGTCACAGCATTTGAATCAGCGGTTGGTTCACCTGGTTCACCATTTACCATTACCAAGGATGACCTGGTAGAGGTGCCTGTCTCGCGTGAGTCACCATCAGTGAAATTTTATTCCACTCGAGCAGAAATTTACAGTGTTTACCACGTTTACCAAATATTTAACCACAATAATCGTAAATCAACAGTTCTGCTTAAAATGTGAGTGCTTGCAGCGAAATACCAGCGACATTATATCACAAATAGGTAAGTACCTAACGAATCAGCAAGGACACGTTTAATTGTGTTAATGCGAATAAATaccgaatttttaaattggcaAAGCGCCATCTGTGTGACCGATTAGGGCGCACACACCCTTAATAGCATTAATCATTCCAGCAGTGTTGCCAAGTTTGTTGaaacttttttgaattttttttaatcgaatAATCTGACTTTTGTCTCTTCAGTTCTgtacatttttgaataaaaccaagttttttgaaattctctGTTAATTTTACTGGATGATtaccaaattaaataattttttaacttacttgATCGATTTAATTCGGTTTTAAATTcgagttatttataaataacgttcaaaacaaacttaaaaaacacaaaactaaATTGAAATTAGTGTTATTTTGCTTGTTCTACTCAGATTAGAACGTCTTTAAGCacagttttgtcaaaaaataagacaaaaatcATAACATAAAtcatgatatttttttgttttttgagcgTTTTATTGGCACATCAGTGAAACATTCATCAAATTTAAGCcgtttttgaatttcaaacTTAACCATTTTAtgatattttgctttaaaaagtgttaaattttggCGATAACTACATAATTTCTGAATcattataattttcaatttttcaatcaaaaatttatttattttgcaaaatgttgtcGAGAATAAATGCTGAAAAATTATACTACAATGCTCTTTGCATGGTACTTGGGtttttttgatctttttaGCAACTTGCTGACAACAGTATACCGAGTGTTTTGggagaaattttacaaaatttggttgaaaattacaaaattgtattaaaaactTCACTTTAATTTGCCTTTTTGAGTGCTATTTTCACGAATTTAAGTTAGAAATTCGAATACTTTACTAAGTTTTAGTggtggaaaattaaaaactcatgaAATGAGACCAAAatagtgtttttgtttttatttttaagctcaaaatttagtcgaaaaattacttaaatcaTTTACAATTAGAaaacaaatatcgaattaatGTTAgttaaaattagatttttttttctaatttttttcgctcGATTTACataattgtaatattttttgagctagaaacttagttattttttgcaagattttgttaaaaagcacctaaaaatcacaaaattaaattggtattgatgttgttttgatttttttctcgtttttgatagaaattaaaaacataaatcaaaaaacaaaacttggtcgaaaataaatattatctTATGAATTCTATTACCTTATCAATATTTTCTATAAGTTTTTGATCTAAAATCTTAGGGCTGgttttatagaaagctttattaaattttagtttgttgttaaaagttaacaacgcaaataaaccaatcaaattcgtttaatttggtcacgtgataagttaatcacgcatttaattgcagattaaattaatgacgcttcgaTGAAGCGGTCCttagtgttttttgtttttgaaagatttcattaaaatgtatcgaaaaatcaccaaattaaatcgaaaataaataatattattttggtATATTTTGACAATTGTATCAGGTCTTTGGttagaaatgcaattattttccaaattctcgtcaaaaaaattgaataagtataaaaaattccaCCAAATATGAtgatatttttgtgtttttcctgcgaatttttaaaagtcaAAACTTAAGGCCAGTTTACAAAAAgcttcatttaattttaagtcaTTGGTAAAacttaacaacgcgaatggaccaatcacatttgttcaatttggtcacgtgatcagttaatcacgcatttaattgcgaattaaattaatgacgcttctgtaaatattttgcttaaacTTGCTGAAAACTCACCAAATTAACACCTTTCTGAGCTAAAGatcaagcaaaaatgaaggttaagttaaaaattacaatatttttgccattttcaaGGGTTTTAGAACGTTTCTTAGTGAGAACGCAATAGTTTTATAAAGTTATGTAAAAAACGAGGTTTTAAGGCAAagttatgttatttttgtttttttttaacttttttatggGGCTGTTTGCAGACCAATGGCGGAGTTCCTGCAGTATGACTGGCGCCCCCATAAAATCGTCCCGGAGCCGGCGCCCCGCAGTGAGCCCCTCGACAAATCGGTCTCAATCCAGGCCTTAAGACAGATGATCCAACAATCAACTGACTTGGaacttaaaaataacattccCCAAGACGATAAAACCCTCCTCAAGTTCCTCTTTGCCCGGAAATTCAACATTCCAGACACCTATCTTCTGGTCCAGAATTATTACTACTACCGGAAGAAAAACCacataattttcgaaaatttcactCCAAGCGCCCCCGACATTAAAAACGCCCTGGAAAGCAGTCTCCCAGGCGTTTTACCCTCGAAAGACCGCAAAGGACGCTGCGTTTTAATCCTGAACGCAACAAACTGGGATTGTAACTACTCCTTAATCAGTATTTATCGCGCGATTTTGCTAAGTTTGGAGCACTTAGTGAACGAAGTGCACAACCAGGCCAGAGGCTTCGTCGTTATAGTCGACTGGACGGAATTTTCCTTCCGCCAAAGTACAAATTTGAAACCTTCGATACTTAAATTAATGATCGAGGGTTTGCAGGACTGTTTCCCCGCGAAATTCAAAGGGATTCATTTTATTGGCCAGCCGTGGTACGTCGAAGCCGCCTTGACTTTCATCAAACCGTTTTTGAAGGAGAAAATCAAGGAACGGATTTTCGTACATGGGAATAATCTGAGTACTTTACACGATTATGTGCACAAGGATATTTTACCGGCTGAGTTAGGCGGGGAACAACCGAGTTACAATCCcgaaatttggattaaaaatttGGGGGAGGAAAATGGCAACGACGCAAAGCCAAAGCAGGGATTTTAGGACGATTTGGGCATTGTAGTGGCTGCACTGCACATGACAATAATTTGAACAAAGTGCTGTGATTTATGGAATTGGCGccaaatattttgtagttgcaaaataaatgcTGAACTGACTGGTGGacttttatatatttatagtTTATGTTCTTataattgtgatttttgtcAAGTTGGTGACTCAAACTTGGCAATCCTTGCTGTCAAATAGTTACTAGGTTTGccacaccaaaaaaaaacaaactcaattttaataaaaaatacgaagTAGAAATAATATACCCAAGTCAGATAGTCAGTACCATATGAGTTTATTGACAAAACTGTTAATAGTGGGACATGTTTCGAACCAATTGGTTATCTTCAACCATTATTAAAGACCTGAAAGGCAGAACAAACTTTTTCCTATCATGAATAACTTACAAGGCAACAGAAGGCCCttaaatttatcaaattttgttatatttcTACTTGCATTTAACTTCATTCAAACACCCGGTATTATAAGGTTGTGATgttgttgtaaaaaatttacatcgTTTTAATaagtcattttaaaaaaaatcttccaATAGgttgattttatatttttaaatgctacattttaaTAGCATAATGACATTTCTCACGTCATTCGTTTTTgaataaagatatttttaatttatttaaatggcaactgacttttttatagtaCACTCTAGTACacatctttatttttgtttattttttgtatttcgtgTCATAGTAGTGTTTTTGCTAAttatacagaaactataaaaaacaattttctattataaaataagtcaagaacaatccaaaaaaaaaaacaaaaaaaaggtaTTATTTTTcgttgacaatatttttttattttatatttttttatttaattattttattttattaatttatttttatttccagAAAGCCAAAAATGCGTACTATCTAaaacagtgaacaaaaatatcggtgttgtcatttaaaaaaaataaatatgacgTCACAATTTAAGATTCAGTGACATTATAAAGTCACTatgatgtcaaaatgtagcattaaaaGAATAAACTGAATTTGTTTATgggttttttttaaatgactgtatttttataataactaatatttcTTCGTTTAGAATTcttccaccatttttaactctagaaacactaaaaaaagtgttacgtataaatttataaacagttaaaaatttcttagttaacttttttaatataaaagacGTGCAGTTGCTTAGCGTCCACTCCCTAgtgtaaatttataaaagtttgacAGTGTAAGTCGCTCTTTAAACGGGTAAAATTGTTCAAAGAACGAATACACCAGGAAGTGGACGCAAAGGAAATAAAACTGTTGTAGGTAAAGAGCAGGGCAGAAACTttgacaaatttgaaaaagaagtTATTTGTAGTatcagtaaaaattaaaaaaaaaatgtgtctgAGGTTACGTTAGATGAAAAACAGTTCATGGGACGTCGTCACTACACACACAACAACTGTAGCGAGGTGTATTACTGGTTgtctataataaataaattttttaagtttaaaattgtttctttttaCTTATACGATCAAAGTCACGCCGCTTAGACAATCAACGTGTCGCTTTATTTCTTCTTAAGGAGTAACGATCGATTTTCTTTAAGTTTTCTTCCACATCAGTTAGTAagaaggcaaaaaattttaactattATTCAAGCGTTACTTGAATCTTTTGAAACCTCCAAATGAGTgatcttttttaaaactttttattcgGTACAAACAAAGACGAAATTTGTGTCAAATTACTTTAGCGAAAAATTAATCACAATTGACGTAACcagaccaaaaaaatttaagcttCTTAGAAACAATTCGGGATTTTcccgaattaattttttgatggtATCTTTAAACATGAATTAGACGTTGAACTGTTATAATTATCTGTGTTGCTCATAATTGTGGTGTAAATTGCGGCTTTTTGTTCCATGGGTTGAAAAAAAGAGACAGgtttagtaataaaaatatttaattaaattaagtcaCACAGTTTTAAAACTAAACAATAAAACCCACTGTCTGTACTTAATTAAACCTttcacagaaaaaaaatcactatagATTCTTCCCACTAATCCCCTCTCGCTGGTCTAGCGAAGCTAAAGAACTCTTCATAATATCCGACTTGGTCGTAAAATCACTTTTCTCACTAGTTTGCACTGGAAGGTGGTGATGGGGGACGGCATCCGGGACCAAACCTCTCAAAAACATCGAAATGCACGCCCATGGGAacaaactgaaacaaaaatttattttctaggtCACGGCCAAAAAATCCGCTAGACCAGCAGCTTTCTCTCAAATCTCTCCCAAGTTTCGACCAAACTATCAAAATTGTCCCTCTCcagtcaattaattaattaaaaatttcattcttTCACACAAACACTCTCGATTTCAGCGCGTTACTTCACTCGAATTGCGAAACTCGGTCATTGTCCGCTTTCGCGCTACTCACAATTTGAAAATAACGCCAGTTTTGAAAATCCCAGGGATCATCACGACGATCTCTTCCCTGCGCAGCCCTTCAACAATTCGATCCGCCACGTCGTTGGACTTCAAAGTGGGCAGAAAACGGGAGTTGACATTGTCGAACATCCCGGTTGATTGGATAAAATACGGGCAAATGACCGTGGTTTTGACCCCATCAACCCCTTGGGCTTCCAGCTCAACCCTAAGGGCCTCGTCAAAGCCAACTGCGGCGTGTTTGGAGGAGCAGTAATCGACCAGTTTGTTGATTCCGACGAAGCCGGCCATGGACGCGATTGTGACGATGTGGCCGTGGTTTTTGGCGATCATTTGGGGCAAAAACGCCTTAACGGTCTAGAAAATCAACCATTAgggaaaaaatttggaaaaaaattcggGGAAGTACCCAGAAGTGGGCCAAAATGTTGACGTCGAACGTCCGCTTGATTAGGTGGTCCGGTGTGTTCAGGAGGAGGTTTCCGGAAACAATTCCGGCGTTGTTTATTAAGATGGTCACCTGGAATTTATTTGTTAGGGATAATTGTTGTCGGGGATTTTTTTAACGTACTTCGCCAACTTCTTGACGTGTTGTGTTTGCTATTTTGTACACGTCTTCTTTGTCCGCAAGGTCGCACTTGAAGCCATAAGCGACGCCTCCTACGCCTTTTACTAATTCCACAGTTTCTTCAACGGCTGAAACAGGTTggattcaaaaaattttttgacaactAGTTCTTTTTTAATCGAATAAGGAATAAGGAATAAGACTGGAAccaaagataattttttgtaggcTTGTTTGTACAAGGTGTGTTataatgattttcatctagcCGCTTGTGAATGCCACTTAGAACTAATGACAGGcattcaaacattgaatattgtcattctccatttattattattattgagaGCGGATTCATTTGACATGCAACCATGTAACAATGTCAAAGAcaaactagatgagaatcattttaTAACACCTTGTATTAAATTATCTAGTTGACTTACTTAGTAATAACAACTTTTCTAAGAAAGTGCCTCCTTGGatgtttttcgtaatttttatgtttgattaaTTACTGATTAGTGGTTAGCAATATCTTGGCAAATAAGAAgatatataaaaaagtttgtttatttaagataaacaaattttttaaagatttttactaccattttttgtaaaaaaattatacatgatgtcaataaaaatatgtattgaGGTTAAAAATAACCTTGCTATAAGTGAACTTCTTTAAAATAGTGATTGTGTGATTACTTAATAGCGATATTTGATGCTTTTTgacataataataatggtattGTCTTATCTGATATCATACGAAtagattttattaacttttgtatttttttaatcaataatttttggtaaaaataggcatacaatgtgttcaaaaatggttgttcgaCTATGGAATTAAAATgcaatgtgccgcttcgtcCAACTGACTTGTAGTTTCTctgtcaaatttttcaatgagctttttagaatttgtttgcatttttagacTAAGTTATTAAGTGTAgggtttgtcttgatttgtgatttttgttgtggtgtattttttgtttttaggttCGAAGCCtgtttgcattattttgtcaCTTTGACTTTGACATGTATGTAAAAGAAATATATCTTTCAAACTATGAAAAGAAACATATCGGTTCCAGttcaaaataagaaagttgaaaaTAGACCAAAACAATACTATAAAAATCGgagattttaattgttttattaatttttaaaactagcccataaataaaaattctattgCGTCTGTACAAAGTGACAGCAAAAATAGATGTATTATCCGTTCACGaatgttttaaattctcagcaggcgtagatatatttttgttaggttGGCCTCAGGTCCTGTCAGGTACTGTCTTTATGACGTtgtcttgtcaaaaattcgCTGTGTTGTCAATTCTatgcttattaatttaaaatgtcgaaaataatttctgttgaTAAGAAAGTGTGTATCCAAAAATGCTTTGAAGGATGCAAGAAAGACAGACCcgacttttttaactaataataatgagtagaataacaataaaaacgtattcaattatttatttaaaaaacgaagcaAACTGACAACAGTCCTTGGTTGTCATCAATTATAgcccaaaataaatttcttatgaCAACTCACAGTACTGCCAAATAAAATGTCGGATTTTCATAGATAATCCGAATTTAAAACAGTCGTGAACGGTGTagctcaaaaattaataatcacaCACATTGTAATTGTGT contains:
- the LOC661003 gene encoding estradiol 17-beta-dehydrogenase 11 translates to MAKADLLRSLMDVVGFLVLCLVVIIKSIVKSILPASYQHYKQLKGEIILITGGGGGLGRLLALRLARLDAIVVLWDVNVKAVEETVELVKGVGGVAYGFKCDLADKEDVYKIANTTRQEVGEVTILINNAGIVSGNLLLNTPDHLIKRTFDVNILAHFWTVKAFLPQMIAKNHGHIVTIASMAGFVGINKLVDYCSSKHAAVGFDEALRVELEAQGVDGVKTTVICPYFIQSTGMFDNVNSRFLPTLKSNDVADRIVEGLRREEIVVMIPGIFKTGVIFKFLFPWACISMFLRGLVPDAVPHHHLPVQTSEKSDFTTKSDIMKSSLASLDQREGISGKNL
- the LOC661064 gene encoding clavesin-1 — protein: MAEFLQYDWRPHKIVPEPAPRSEPLDKSVSIQALRQMIQQSTDLELKNNIPQDDKTLLKFLFARKFNIPDTYLLVQNYYYYRKKNHIIFENFTPSAPDIKNALESSLPGVLPSKDRKGRCVLILNATNWDCNYSLISIYRAILLSLEHLVNEVHNQARGFVVIVDWTEFSFRQSTNLKPSILKLMIEGLQDCFPAKFKGIHFIGQPWYVEAALTFIKPFLKEKIKERIFVHGNNLSTLHDYVHKDILPAELGGEQPSYNPEIWIKNLGEENGNDAKPKQGF